In a single window of the Acidobacteriaceae bacterium genome:
- a CDS encoding CehA/McbA family metallohydrolase translates to MFVSSRFLTKQAWLLALGFPLAWHQARVATAQSVSSTDLSKPDITLHGVVLGSQNHSYIEVPFHVPSGVHRVTITFSYTGREQKTALDLGLEDPSELRCWSGGNKSTLTVGLADATPSCLPGPIPAGEWNILIGVPNIRAHVTAHYTATVFLSRSGLVSDEPAILREPLRSGPAWYRGDLHMHTAHSDGHCPNQSGQMVPCPVFMTVEAAERRGLDFIAITDHNAMSQYDAMRELQPYFNNVLLIPGREITTFQGHINFLGTTDFLDFRVGSKAVPTLDVLLQNAQRLGALLSINHPNAPGGEICMGCRWTPESPVQMHYFTGIEAVNGGGEDPAESGIPFWQEQLNLGHRLTAIGGSDNHQPLLPPDATNAVGHPTTVVYARDLSTPAILEGIRSGRVFIDVAGTRNRMLDMSGHTSSASAVMGGLLDAKAGEQIAVDVRIDGCDGDSAQLVEGGGTSAPAQTIHGDHASLHWTVTAGSSRSWFLLEVHDASGQVALVGNPIYVNWVTAGNAR, encoded by the coding sequence ATGTTTGTCTCGTCGAGATTCCTGACAAAGCAAGCGTGGCTCCTCGCTCTCGGATTTCCGCTCGCGTGGCATCAGGCGCGGGTCGCCACTGCACAATCGGTCTCATCGACTGATCTTTCGAAGCCGGACATCACGCTCCATGGCGTGGTGTTGGGCTCGCAGAACCACAGTTACATCGAAGTTCCTTTCCACGTTCCGAGCGGCGTGCACCGCGTCACCATAACCTTTAGCTACACGGGGCGCGAGCAGAAGACTGCGCTTGATCTCGGGCTGGAGGATCCGTCCGAGCTGAGATGCTGGAGCGGTGGAAACAAATCTACACTCACGGTGGGGCTGGCTGACGCGACTCCATCATGTCTTCCCGGTCCTATTCCGGCGGGTGAGTGGAACATTCTTATCGGCGTTCCTAACATCCGTGCTCACGTGACGGCACATTACACGGCTACGGTTTTTCTTTCTCGTTCGGGGTTGGTCAGCGACGAACCGGCGATTTTGCGCGAACCACTGCGCTCAGGACCAGCCTGGTACCGCGGCGATCTGCACATGCACACTGCTCACAGCGACGGACATTGCCCGAATCAATCTGGGCAGATGGTGCCGTGCCCCGTCTTCATGACGGTCGAAGCGGCAGAGCGGCGCGGCCTCGACTTCATTGCAATCACGGACCATAACGCGATGTCGCAATATGACGCGATGCGCGAACTGCAGCCTTATTTCAATAATGTGCTGCTGATCCCGGGGCGCGAGATTACGACATTTCAGGGCCATATTAACTTTCTGGGGACGACAGATTTTCTAGATTTCCGCGTCGGCAGCAAAGCTGTTCCAACACTGGACGTTCTCCTCCAGAATGCGCAAAGGCTTGGGGCGCTGCTGTCTATTAACCACCCGAACGCGCCGGGCGGTGAAATTTGTATGGGATGTCGGTGGACGCCGGAGAGTCCTGTCCAGATGCATTACTTCACCGGTATAGAGGCGGTGAACGGCGGGGGCGAAGATCCGGCGGAGTCAGGCATTCCATTCTGGCAGGAGCAGTTGAATCTTGGGCATCGGCTGACCGCGATCGGAGGCAGCGACAACCATCAACCTCTGCTTCCTCCTGATGCGACCAACGCGGTCGGTCACCCGACGACGGTGGTGTACGCGAGAGACTTGTCGACACCTGCGATTCTCGAGGGTATTCGCTCAGGGCGAGTGTTCATTGATGTCGCCGGAACGCGCAATCGGATGCTGGACATGTCCGGCCACACTTCGTCGGCTTCGGCTGTAATGGGCGGTCTTCTTGACGCAAAGGCCGGCGAACAGATCGCCGTTGATGTTCGGATCGACGGATGTGACGGCGATTCGGCGCAACTCGTCGAGGGCGGCGGCACGAGTGCTCCCGCACAAACGATCCATGGTGATCACGCTTCGCTGCATTGGACCGTGACGGCGGGATCAAGCCGAAGCTGGTTTCTCCTTGAGGTTCACGATGCGTCGGGGCAGGTCGCGCTGGTAGGGAATCCGATTTACGTGAATTGGGTTACGGCGGGGAACGCTCGGTAG